Proteins encoded in a region of the Flammeovirga yaeyamensis genome:
- the hutU gene encoding urocanate hydratase, whose protein sequence is MEASQSSQQKFEAFLEKYANHPNYIPPTGPELNAKSWQTEAPLRMFLNNLTEEVAEDPNNLVVYGGTGQAARNRESLEKIIKILLELDNEHSLLVQSGKPVGVVRTHSEAPRVLIANSNLVPAWATWEHFQELKERGLMMYGQMTAGSWIYIGTQGILQGTYETFASCARQHFGGDLKGRLLVTGGMGGMGGAQPLAATMCGAAMLGVDIDPARIQKRIDTKYIDKMTHSYEEAIQWVMEAKEKGEALSVGLVGDIGDVLERLIKDGITPDVLTDQTSAHDPVYGYVPNGLTLDEAADLRDNNPELYKEKSLKSMARHVQYMLDLEAKGAITFDYGNNLREFAKQGGCENAYNFPGFTPAYIRPLFCEGKGPFRWAALSGDPQDIKVTDEALKEAFPENTHLIKWLEEADEKVAFQGLPSRICWLGMGEREKAGVIFNNLVKEGKLKAPIVIGRDHLDCGSVASPNRETESMLDGSDAVSDWPLLNLMSNATGGATWISFHHGGGVGIGYSQHAGMVVLADGTDRAEKCIRRVLHNDPAMGIFRHHDAGYDIATQVGEDHDLIIK, encoded by the coding sequence ATGGAAGCGTCACAATCATCACAACAAAAATTCGAGGCATTTTTGGAAAAATATGCTAATCACCCAAATTACATTCCACCAACAGGACCTGAACTAAATGCTAAATCTTGGCAAACAGAGGCACCTCTTCGTATGTTCTTAAATAACTTAACAGAAGAAGTAGCAGAGGATCCGAACAACCTAGTGGTTTACGGAGGAACTGGTCAAGCAGCAAGAAATAGAGAGTCATTAGAAAAAATTATCAAAATTCTATTAGAATTAGATAATGAGCATTCATTATTGGTACAGTCAGGTAAGCCAGTGGGTGTAGTAAGAACACACTCAGAGGCACCAAGAGTATTAATTGCGAACTCAAACTTGGTTCCTGCTTGGGCAACTTGGGAGCATTTCCAAGAATTAAAAGAAAGAGGTTTGATGATGTACGGTCAGATGACAGCGGGTTCATGGATCTACATTGGTACTCAAGGTATCCTTCAAGGTACCTATGAGACATTTGCATCTTGTGCACGTCAGCACTTTGGAGGCGACTTAAAAGGTCGTTTGTTAGTGACTGGCGGTATGGGTGGAATGGGTGGAGCTCAACCACTTGCAGCTACAATGTGTGGTGCAGCAATGTTAGGCGTTGATATTGACCCTGCTCGTATTCAAAAGCGTATTGATACTAAATATATTGATAAAATGACGCACTCTTATGAAGAAGCTATCCAGTGGGTAATGGAAGCTAAAGAGAAAGGAGAGGCTTTATCAGTAGGACTAGTAGGTGATATCGGAGATGTGTTAGAGCGTCTGATTAAAGATGGAATTACTCCAGATGTATTGACAGATCAAACTTCAGCTCACGACCCGGTTTATGGTTATGTGCCAAACGGTTTGACTCTAGATGAAGCTGCTGATTTAAGAGATAACAATCCTGAGTTGTACAAAGAGAAGTCATTAAAATCGATGGCAAGACACGTACAATACATGTTAGACCTTGAAGCAAAAGGAGCGATTACTTTCGATTATGGTAATAACCTACGTGAGTTCGCTAAACAAGGTGGTTGTGAGAATGCATATAACTTCCCTGGATTTACTCCTGCCTACATCAGACCATTGTTCTGTGAAGGAAAAGGACCATTCCGTTGGGCAGCATTATCAGGAGATCCTCAAGATATCAAAGTAACTGATGAAGCTTTAAAAGAAGCTTTCCCTGAAAATACACACTTGATCAAATGGCTTGAAGAAGCGGATGAAAAGGTAGCTTTCCAAGGCCTTCCTTCAAGAATTTGTTGGTTAGGAATGGGAGAGAGAGAAAAAGCAGGGGTCATCTTCAATAATCTTGTGAAAGAAGGTAAATTGAAAGCTCCTATCGTAATTGGTAGAGATCACTTAGACTGTGGATCTGTAGCTTCACCAAACAGAGAGACAGAATCAATGTTAGATGGTTCGGATGCAGTATCTGATTGGCCTTTATTGAACTTGATGTCGAATGCAACAGGTGGTGCAACTTGGATTTCATTCCACCATGGTGGTGGAGTAGGTATTGGCTATTCCCAACATGCTGGTATGGTTGTACTTGCAGATGGAACGGACCGTGCAGAGAAGTGTATTCGTAGAGTCTTACATAACGATCCTGCAATGGGAATTTTCCGTCATCATGATGCAGGTTATGATATCGCAACTCAGGTAGGCGAAGATCATGATTTGATTATCAAATAG
- the hutI gene encoding imidazolonepropionase — translation MKKLIGPFSQVITLAGLPLKGSIEDEQLEIIENAGVSIDENGNIIEVKAFTSFNHSDFDEVEHIDQAAVLLPGFVDCHTHICWGGNRARDYAMRVAGKPYLEIAKAGGGIQDSMRKTRGASEEELIDVTVERANRHFSRGVTTIEVKSGYALDIDNELKMLRAIKKANGQTSPELVSTCLAAHMKPKDFEGSSIEYLDRALNELLPQIKEENLSNRVDIFTEETAFNVEESTYYLEKAKAMGFEITVHADQFSTGGSEMAVKLGALSAEHLESSTDKEVDLLANSDTVATVLPGASLGLGMQYPPTRKLLDAGACVAIASDWNPGSAPMGDMLTQGALLGAMEKLSTAEVFAGMTFRSAKALNLTDRGQLVQGKLADMQAYPCDDYREILYNQGMLPPYKVWKQGR, via the coding sequence ATGAAAAAATTAATTGGACCCTTTTCACAAGTAATCACTTTAGCAGGGCTTCCTTTAAAAGGAAGTATTGAAGATGAGCAATTGGAGATCATCGAAAATGCAGGTGTAAGTATTGATGAAAATGGTAATATCATCGAGGTGAAAGCGTTTACTTCATTTAATCACAGTGATTTTGATGAAGTAGAACATATCGATCAAGCAGCGGTTTTATTGCCCGGCTTTGTAGATTGTCATACCCATATTTGCTGGGGAGGCAATAGAGCAAGAGATTATGCTATGAGAGTGGCAGGGAAGCCTTATCTTGAAATTGCGAAAGCAGGTGGAGGAATTCAAGATTCTATGAGGAAGACGAGAGGAGCTTCTGAAGAAGAATTAATAGATGTAACAGTAGAAAGAGCCAATCGTCATTTCTCAAGAGGGGTAACTACTATAGAGGTGAAAAGTGGTTATGCACTCGATATTGATAACGAACTAAAGATGCTTCGTGCAATTAAGAAAGCAAACGGTCAAACATCACCTGAGTTGGTTTCTACGTGTTTAGCAGCCCATATGAAGCCAAAGGATTTTGAAGGCTCATCAATCGAGTATTTAGATCGAGCATTGAATGAGCTTCTTCCTCAGATTAAAGAAGAAAACTTGAGTAATCGAGTGGATATTTTTACAGAAGAGACCGCTTTCAATGTAGAAGAATCAACATACTATCTTGAGAAAGCAAAAGCAATGGGTTTTGAGATTACTGTTCATGCAGATCAATTTTCTACTGGAGGATCTGAAATGGCAGTAAAATTAGGGGCGTTATCTGCAGAACACTTAGAGTCAAGTACAGATAAAGAAGTTGATTTATTAGCAAATTCAGATACAGTGGCTACAGTGCTTCCTGGTGCGTCATTAGGGTTGGGTATGCAATATCCACCGACAAGAAAGTTATTAGATGCGGGAGCGTGTGTTGCAATTGCATCCGATTGGAATCCTGGATCCGCTCCAATGGGTGATATGTTGACTCAAGGTGCTTTGCTAGGTGCAATGGAAAAACTTTCTACTGCAGAAGTTTTCGCTGGAATGACATTTAGATCAGCAAAGGCCTTAAACTTAACAGATAGAGGTCAATTAGTTCAAGGGAAATTAGCTGATATGCAGGCTTATCCTTGTGATGATTATAGAGAGATTTTATACAATCAAGGAATGCTTCCTCCATATAAAGTTTGGAAACAAGGGAGATAG
- a CDS encoding cytochrome P450 encodes MNYSKTFKDLDGPKGKPFVGNVLDLEKERLHLQYEDWSRIYGKMYNLKFLSTNVTVCTDPDINAYILKNRPIKFRRLKKLADVINEVGVEGVFTAEADSWRKQRKVTQKALDKRHIKTFFPKILLVASRLENYWNEQLKTKKSHEDLPKDFIRATVDVTTNLAFGYDMNTVENLENITQKHVEKIFPKMNQRVNSPIPFYKYFKSKSDKEFDESMSYLREMLGEIIKITKEKLNDQPELIEQPTNFLEAMIASQEKDNPFTWDEIFGNLYTMLLAGEDTTSNTLTWTSYFLSKHPDVQNKIREEIALTLPNGEMNDIDQLKNLRYVNAVMKEVARLKPVTPNLYMQANEDIVINDILFPKGHFFITQLSFASRSEEFFEDALEFKPERWLTEPSVNKVCPFSGHMKPDAAKPFGGGPRLCPGKYLAEVEFAVFLVTLMKNFELDFAQSEDKVEEEFAFTMVPKNLHIVIKKIKNATNLTSQKLDNINTNYNYS; translated from the coding sequence ATGAATTACTCTAAAACATTTAAAGACCTTGATGGTCCAAAAGGAAAGCCTTTTGTTGGTAACGTCTTAGACCTTGAAAAAGAAAGACTTCACCTTCAATATGAAGATTGGTCTAGGATTTATGGTAAAATGTATAACCTTAAATTTTTGTCGACAAATGTAACTGTATGCACTGACCCGGACATTAATGCTTACATTTTAAAAAATAGACCTATAAAATTTAGAAGGTTAAAAAAATTAGCTGATGTTATCAATGAAGTAGGGGTTGAAGGAGTATTTACTGCTGAAGCTGACTCTTGGAGGAAACAAAGAAAAGTAACACAAAAGGCATTAGATAAAAGACATATCAAGACATTTTTTCCAAAAATACTCTTAGTTGCATCTAGATTAGAAAATTATTGGAACGAACAGTTGAAGACTAAAAAATCACATGAAGATCTTCCTAAAGACTTTATTCGTGCAACAGTTGATGTTACGACAAATCTTGCTTTCGGTTATGATATGAATACGGTCGAAAATCTTGAAAATATCACGCAAAAACATGTTGAAAAGATTTTCCCAAAGATGAATCAAAGAGTAAATTCACCAATACCCTTTTATAAGTACTTTAAATCAAAATCAGATAAAGAATTTGATGAGTCGATGAGTTACTTGAGAGAGATGTTAGGTGAAATCATCAAAATAACGAAGGAGAAGTTAAATGATCAGCCTGAATTAATAGAACAGCCTACCAACTTTTTAGAAGCAATGATTGCTTCTCAGGAAAAAGATAATCCTTTTACATGGGATGAAATTTTTGGTAATTTATATACCATGTTATTGGCTGGAGAAGATACTACTTCTAACACATTAACTTGGACCTCTTATTTTTTATCAAAGCACCCTGATGTTCAGAATAAAATTCGAGAAGAAATTGCACTTACTCTACCAAATGGAGAGATGAATGATATCGATCAATTGAAAAATCTTCGTTATGTGAATGCAGTTATGAAAGAAGTGGCACGATTAAAACCCGTTACGCCAAATTTATATATGCAGGCCAATGAAGATATTGTCATTAATGATATACTCTTCCCAAAAGGTCATTTCTTTATCACACAACTTAGTTTTGCATCAAGATCTGAAGAATTCTTTGAAGATGCTTTAGAATTTAAACCTGAAAGATGGTTAACTGAACCATCTGTTAATAAAGTTTGTCCATTTAGTGGGCACATGAAACCAGATGCAGCTAAGCCTTTTGGAGGTGGTCCAAGGTTATGCCCTGGAAAATACTTAGCAGAAGTCGAATTTGCCGTATTCCTAGTCACACTAATGAAGAATTTCGAATTAGATTTTGCTCAAAGTGAAGACAAGGTAGAAGAAGAATTTGCCTTTACAATGGTGCCTAAGAATTTGCACATTGTTATCAAAAAAATAAAAAATGCCACAAACCTTACGAGTCAAAAATTAGATAATATCAACACGAATTATAATTATTCTTAG
- a CDS encoding nucleoid-associated protein: MSKIKSFDLSNVKLSQLVIHKVGNKTQEEPIELSEFEIELENFSPLYKSVMDYFLRSFKPGPMYHFATPEGKENISENEMYSAADAMFVNPFEQFMARSREMSELLYEASTHPRIKGGELFVAHLKDCVVDGDLVDAIGLFKAEHKELFLQVGDKTDVGNFELQQNEGVSVKKLDKGCLIFQCEQEKGFKVMLKDSPTKSVEALYWKESYLQLKPREDNYFHTQNYMELTKGFVEEVFNEEHAVEKPAQIDLLNRSVKFFSEKEDFNVVDFENNVIEEPEVIEAFNEYKVDFQEKKEVPLFDEFKVSKEAVKKSKKEFKSLIKLDKKISITVSGNEQNIEKGFDTERNMNYYMIYFNEEE; this comes from the coding sequence ATGAGCAAAATAAAATCGTTCGACTTGTCAAATGTCAAGTTGTCTCAATTAGTAATACATAAAGTAGGTAATAAAACACAAGAAGAGCCCATCGAACTTTCAGAGTTTGAAATAGAACTCGAAAACTTTAGTCCATTGTACAAATCAGTAATGGATTACTTCTTGAGGTCATTTAAGCCAGGACCAATGTATCATTTTGCTACTCCAGAAGGGAAAGAAAACATTTCTGAAAATGAGATGTATTCTGCTGCAGACGCAATGTTTGTCAATCCTTTTGAGCAGTTTATGGCAAGGTCTAGAGAAATGTCAGAATTATTATACGAAGCATCTACTCATCCTAGAATTAAAGGAGGGGAGTTGTTTGTTGCTCATTTAAAAGATTGTGTTGTAGATGGTGACTTAGTTGATGCCATTGGTCTATTCAAAGCAGAACATAAGGAATTATTCCTACAAGTAGGAGATAAGACTGATGTTGGAAACTTTGAATTGCAACAAAACGAAGGTGTAAGTGTAAAGAAACTGGATAAAGGTTGTTTGATTTTCCAATGCGAGCAAGAGAAAGGTTTTAAAGTGATGTTGAAAGACAGTCCGACAAAATCTGTTGAAGCACTTTATTGGAAAGAATCATATTTGCAGCTTAAACCAAGAGAGGATAATTACTTCCATACACAAAATTACATGGAATTGACAAAAGGTTTTGTCGAGGAAGTGTTTAATGAAGAGCATGCCGTAGAAAAGCCAGCTCAAATTGACTTGTTAAACAGAAGTGTAAAATTCTTTTCTGAAAAAGAAGATTTCAATGTCGTTGATTTTGAGAATAATGTAATCGAGGAGCCAGAAGTAATTGAGGCATTCAACGAATACAAGGTAGATTTCCAAGAAAAGAAGGAAGTGCCACTTTTTGATGAATTTAAAGTTTCTAAGGAAGCGGTGAAAAAATCAAAAAAAGAATTTAAAAGTTTGATCAAATTAGATAAGAAAATAAGTATTACTGTCTCTGGTAATGAACAAAATATAGAAAAAGGTTTTGACACAGAGAGAAATATGAATTACTACATGATTTATTTTAATGAAGAAGAATAA
- a CDS encoding response regulator transcription factor — MDAVKILLVEDDRIIASLVKKYLDIRGYAVNHAEDGVEGMKEYDKADYDLIIMDVMMPHKDGYTLAEEIRAKDPYIPILFMSSNNLPKDKIKAFRIGADDYVTKPVNVEELLLRIEVILKRQKSEPKVEVGTEDDPHEIKIGNYILDFPYQKLAIGDDTRKLTTREAELLRFLHRHRNSLIKREYILQEVWGDDDYYKGRSLDVFMSRLRKYLKDDSTIEILNVHGIGFKFLVQD; from the coding sequence ATGGATGCAGTAAAGATTCTTCTTGTTGAGGATGATAGAATCATAGCCTCACTTGTTAAAAAGTACTTAGATATCAGAGGTTACGCAGTGAACCACGCTGAAGACGGTGTAGAGGGTATGAAAGAATATGATAAAGCAGATTACGATCTGATTATCATGGACGTTATGATGCCTCATAAAGATGGTTATACTTTAGCTGAAGAAATCAGAGCAAAAGATCCTTATATTCCAATTCTTTTCATGTCATCAAATAATCTTCCAAAAGATAAAATTAAGGCATTTAGAATTGGTGCAGATGACTATGTAACTAAGCCAGTTAATGTTGAAGAGCTTTTACTTCGTATTGAGGTAATCTTAAAACGTCAAAAATCAGAGCCAAAAGTTGAAGTGGGTACAGAAGATGATCCACACGAAATCAAAATTGGTAACTACATTTTAGACTTCCCTTATCAAAAATTAGCTATCGGTGACGATACACGTAAGTTAACAACTCGTGAAGCAGAACTTTTAAGATTCTTGCACCGTCATAGAAATTCATTAATCAAACGTGAATACATTCTTCAAGAAGTTTGGGGTGATGATGACTACTACAAAGGTCGTTCACTAGATGTATTTATGTCTCGTCTTAGAAAATACCTTAAAGACGATTCAACTATCGAGATCTTGAACGTTCACGGTATTGGATTTAAGTTCTTAGTACAAGACTAA
- the nuoK gene encoding NADH-quinone oxidoreductase subunit NuoK: MVTFLHYMLASAFLFSIGLAIALTKRSAIVALMGVELMLNAANINLVAFNMKNPSLADGHVFAIFVIVIAAAEVCVALALIIKLFQYFKSVDLHQLNQLKEK; this comes from the coding sequence ATGGTAACTTTTTTACATTATATGTTGGCCTCCGCTTTTTTATTTAGTATCGGGTTGGCTATTGCTCTAACAAAGAGAAGTGCCATTGTAGCATTAATGGGAGTTGAGCTTATGTTGAATGCAGCAAACATCAATTTGGTTGCCTTTAATATGAAAAATCCTTCTTTAGCCGATGGTCATGTATTTGCAATTTTTGTAATTGTAATTGCAGCAGCAGAAGTATGTGTTGCCTTAGCATTGATCATTAAATTGTTTCAATATTTTAAATCTGTGGATTTACATCAGCTTAATCAGCTGAAAGAAAAATAA
- a CDS encoding NADH-quinone oxidoreductase subunit 5 family protein: protein MNFIVFITLLGCISPLLGMFLIQLIGKSALVDKIGTTLIGVSIVCHLFVFSNVWGGEPIVLSIDWLKIGQHQFNVDFKWDALTSILLSMVSVISLFVHVFSSSYMQGDPSLKRYYSLLGLFTFSMFGVLISDHLIFLYLFWELVGFCSYMLIGFWREKQLAISAAKKAFVVNRIGDAGFMVALVALYSQFNTLSLSEIQSQFAVSELHVHLLMIAGVGVTLAAMGKSAQIPFAVWLPDAMQGPTPVSALIHAATMVAAGIYLLVRCYFFLPEEILLCIALVGGVTAFVAAFAALTQYDIKRILAFSTISQLGYMMLSIGVGDPSSSVYHLITHAFFKAGLFLGAGAVIHSMHQVSCDICKGFDPQDIRWMGNLRKYMPKTFIGFSICLAGLAGVPFTTGFLSKDAILTTVLARGLEDGGIWIFIMILGFSAAALTSFYCLRMFYHVFLKDLGIANHKVCKDCLVLPKEVNSKMYLPVMILGFCTLWFTMVINPFETSHSWLQDGIGVPQIDHHQHHTLAVILSVSMLIVGLGVAYFIFILGKGIAFKKSFKTSTLYKLSYNFFYLNELYKFGAKSLIKTGEGLDKIPHADEYFVNSAIVTSEFVRGFDDKVVDFFVKVFAVGNVVIGHVLAWFDKDIVDGCVKLFTRFMQLLGDVFRKPQGERSQSMIAWSVILLAIILGILI, encoded by the coding sequence TTGAACTTTATAGTATTCATAACACTATTAGGATGCATTTCACCCTTACTTGGAATGTTCTTAATTCAACTAATAGGTAAATCAGCACTTGTAGATAAAATAGGCACTACTCTTATTGGAGTAAGTATAGTGTGTCATTTATTTGTGTTTTCAAATGTATGGGGCGGGGAGCCTATTGTCTTAAGTATAGACTGGTTAAAAATCGGTCAGCATCAATTTAACGTAGATTTTAAATGGGATGCACTTACCTCTATACTATTAAGTATGGTGAGCGTTATTTCATTATTCGTCCATGTGTTTTCATCCTCTTACATGCAAGGAGATCCTAGTTTGAAGAGATATTACTCTTTATTGGGACTTTTTACCTTCTCAATGTTTGGGGTGTTGATCTCAGATCATCTCATATTTTTATATCTTTTTTGGGAATTAGTAGGTTTCTGTTCTTATATGCTCATTGGATTTTGGAGAGAGAAACAATTGGCTATTTCTGCAGCTAAAAAAGCATTTGTAGTCAATAGAATAGGTGATGCTGGATTTATGGTAGCATTAGTTGCCTTGTATTCCCAATTTAATACTTTAAGTCTTTCAGAGATTCAAAGTCAATTTGCAGTTTCAGAATTACATGTCCACCTTTTGATGATTGCAGGGGTAGGTGTAACGTTGGCTGCTATGGGTAAATCTGCTCAAATTCCTTTTGCAGTTTGGCTACCAGATGCCATGCAGGGACCAACTCCAGTTTCAGCTTTAATTCATGCAGCAACCATGGTCGCTGCGGGTATATATTTATTAGTGAGATGTTATTTCTTCTTGCCAGAAGAAATTCTATTATGTATTGCTTTAGTTGGTGGTGTTACAGCATTTGTAGCAGCTTTTGCCGCTCTTACTCAATACGACATCAAACGAATTTTGGCCTTCTCAACAATATCTCAATTAGGTTATATGATGTTATCGATAGGAGTGGGAGATCCTTCTTCATCAGTATATCATCTTATTACACATGCCTTTTTTAAAGCAGGTTTGTTTTTGGGAGCAGGTGCAGTAATTCATAGTATGCATCAAGTGTCTTGTGATATCTGTAAGGGATTTGATCCTCAAGATATTCGATGGATGGGCAATCTTAGAAAGTACATGCCTAAAACATTTATTGGTTTTTCAATATGTTTAGCTGGATTGGCAGGAGTGCCTTTTACAACTGGATTCTTATCAAAAGATGCGATCCTAACCACTGTACTAGCAAGAGGTTTAGAAGATGGAGGTATTTGGATTTTCATTATGATATTAGGGTTTTCAGCTGCAGCCCTTACTTCATTTTATTGTTTAAGAATGTTTTACCATGTCTTCCTAAAAGATTTAGGAATCGCCAATCATAAAGTGTGTAAAGATTGTTTAGTATTGCCAAAAGAGGTAAACAGTAAGATGTATTTGCCTGTGATGATACTAGGATTTTGTACACTTTGGTTTACTATGGTTATCAATCCATTCGAAACTTCACATTCTTGGTTACAAGATGGAATAGGAGTGCCACAAATAGATCATCATCAACACCATACTTTAGCAGTGATATTATCTGTATCTATGTTGATAGTTGGACTAGGTGTAGCCTATTTCATATTTATCTTAGGAAAAGGTATTGCTTTTAAGAAATCATTCAAAACATCAACTTTATATAAATTATCATACAACTTCTTTTACCTTAATGAACTTTATAAGTTTGGAGCAAAATCGCTGATTAAAACAGGTGAGGGGTTAGATAAAATACCTCATGCTGATGAGTATTTTGTGAATTCTGCTATTGTTACCTCTGAATTTGTTAGAGGATTTGATGATAAAGTAGTTGATTTTTTTGTGAAAGTATTTGCAGTTGGAAATGTGGTGATTGGTCACGTCTTAGCTTGGTTTGATAAAGATATTGTGGACGGTTGTGTAAAACTATTTACTCGTTTTATGCAATTACTTGGTGATGTTTTTAGAAAACCTCAAGGTGAAAGATCTCAGAGTATGATCGCATGGTCTGTGATATTATTAGCCATCATATTAGGTATCCTTATTTAG
- a CDS encoding complex I subunit 4 family protein, producing the protein MSQLLLTLLVFVPILGTLFILLLPNSFKDHFGKITIAINSFQLVVASYIVLQYEGFHETMNGVLSLDNFQFLEKYQWIELNLGSFGRLSAEYLLGVDGISNSMVLLAAIVLLIGAISSLEIKNKRRGFYALYLLLSGTIMGCFLALDFFLFYLFFEFMLLPMYFLIGIWGGKNSEYASIKFFIYTLVGSIFILVIMIALAASVIDPATTAVQLGLVSNLDQVTPDIISKVQQMLISGNIGQSDYVRTFTLVHMMDAKNYIPDSILSLDYGATLFGTNVRFVAFLMVFIGFAIKLPVVPLHTWLPDAHVEAPTSISVVLAGVLLKIGGYGMLRIAYSVFPDGAQYFAWWIALFGVISILYGAFVALGTHNLKRLIAYSSVSHMGFVMLGIASLTAEGISGAMFQMFSHGIISSALFLIAGVLYYRTGDLEIESYSGLSSKMPRYTMLATIAFFASLGLPGFSGFMAELFVFLGAFNSSAVNHLIPRWMTITAVLGLVLSAAYYLWAMQRIFLGKYFIKNKSWEEKLGDLTSRELLMLAPLAIMTLLLGIYPKLLINLIEGSITELVEFANFVGADYIKTIIGG; encoded by the coding sequence ATGAGTCAATTATTGCTCACTTTATTAGTATTCGTTCCTATTTTAGGAACACTTTTTATTCTCCTACTCCCAAATAGTTTTAAAGATCATTTTGGGAAAATTACTATTGCAATAAATAGTTTTCAGTTAGTGGTAGCTTCTTATATCGTTTTACAATACGAGGGCTTCCATGAAACGATGAATGGCGTTTTATCTTTGGATAACTTTCAGTTTTTAGAAAAGTACCAATGGATCGAATTAAATTTGGGAAGTTTTGGTAGACTATCTGCCGAATATCTTCTTGGAGTCGATGGAATTAGTAACTCAATGGTGCTTTTAGCAGCTATAGTGTTATTGATAGGGGCTATATCATCATTAGAGATTAAAAATAAGAGAAGAGGCTTTTATGCTTTATATCTATTGTTGAGTGGAACAATTATGGGTTGTTTCTTAGCATTAGACTTTTTCCTATTCTATTTATTCTTTGAGTTTATGTTACTTCCAATGTACTTCTTAATTGGTATATGGGGTGGTAAGAACAGTGAATATGCATCGATAAAATTCTTTATCTATACTTTAGTTGGATCTATCTTTATCTTGGTCATTATGATTGCTTTAGCTGCATCAGTGATAGACCCTGCAACAACAGCTGTTCAACTTGGTTTGGTGAGCAATTTAGATCAAGTCACACCAGATATTATTTCTAAAGTACAGCAAATGCTTATTTCTGGTAATATCGGACAATCTGACTATGTAAGAACGTTTACTTTAGTCCACATGATGGACGCTAAGAACTATATTCCTGATTCCATTTTATCATTAGATTATGGAGCAACACTTTTTGGTACAAATGTTCGTTTTGTAGCCTTTTTAATGGTGTTTATTGGTTTTGCTATCAAATTACCAGTGGTTCCATTACACACTTGGTTACCTGATGCACACGTAGAAGCACCAACTTCTATCTCTGTTGTGTTGGCAGGTGTTCTTCTTAAAATTGGTGGTTATGGTATGCTTAGAATTGCTTATTCAGTATTCCCTGATGGAGCACAGTATTTTGCTTGGTGGATTGCCCTCTTTGGAGTCATATCCATTTTATATGGTGCTTTTGTAGCTTTAGGTACTCATAATTTAAAACGTTTGATTGCCTACTCATCAGTTTCTCATATGGGATTTGTGATGTTAGGTATTGCTTCTTTAACAGCTGAAGGAATATCGGGTGCAATGTTCCAAATGTTTTCTCACGGAATTATCTCATCAGCATTGTTCTTAATTGCAGGTGTATTGTATTATAGAACAGGCGATTTAGAAATAGAAAGTTATAGTGGTTTGTCTTCTAAGATGCCAAGGTACACGATGTTGGCAACAATAGCCTTTTTTGCCTCTTTAGGTTTACCTGGCTTCTCAGGTTTTATGGCAGAACTATTTGTATTCTTGGGAGCATTTAATTCCTCAGCAGTCAATCACCTAATCCCTCGTTGGATGACGATTACAGCAGTTTTAGGTTTAGTTCTTAGTGCAGCTTATTACTTATGGGCAATGCAAAGAATTTTCCTTGGTAAATATTTTATCAAAAATAAGTCTTGGGAAGAGAAATTAGGAGATCTTACCTCAAGAGAATTGTTGATGTTGGCTCCTTTGGCTATAATGACACTTCTATTAGGTATCTATCCGAAACTATTAATCAACTTAATTGAAGGATCAATTACAGAATTAGTGGAGTTTGCCAACTTTGTTGGTGCAGATTATATTAAAACAATAATAGGGGGATAA